In Aedes albopictus strain Foshan chromosome 3, AalbF5, whole genome shotgun sequence, the genomic window CGTAGTAAATTTTGCTCAGGAGATCCGAATccagaacaaaatttgttatatttttgtcagGGGAGTCAATGACCTCGGCTCCGATCCAATCTTCAGCACCGCAACATCTTTTGTTCGCCATTTTCCCGGTTCACTTGAAATAGACGATCACTAATCAGCCAAACATAAATTAAGAAACCTAATCAAGATCCATGACCTATTCGCCGGTCACTCCATGTTAGGTCACCGTACGATTTACACTTAAACTATTATCTAATTAAACTCTTGTTACTAGAAATTTAAAAACTTTTCAAACGCTTCGCGACGAACCGCAACCATTTTGATACGCGACGGGGAGAAAGACTGACTGACAGCACGCCGTAGACGAGGTAGAAAGTAGCAggtagagagcagagagagagTTTAATGGTTAGAGAAATGCTGTCAGTTCACAAGGGTACCGTCGTTGAGAGTAATACCGGATCCTAGTTACGCCATGTAGTTTCGAATGTTTTGGGGAGGAATTTAAGGACGGTTATGAGTTTTGTTAAGAAGTTTTTCGGATGGTTATCTGAAATCAGGAACAAATGTTCCAGTTCGGTATAGTTCGCCGCGTCGTATGGTCAAGTCGATACTTGACTCCGGGTTTAAACTCGTTTTGTTCGTATTAGTCGTTTGTAGTTGCGGATGGTAATCTGCGCTGACCCACGTACACGAAGTGGGATTTATAGTTCATTGGAAAGGTCAAAGGTGGTGTCTATTCACGCGTAATGTATGTGATCCGTAAAGAAAATCTTGAGTATGGTTCCGCGAAGCATCGAAGAGTTTGCATGTAAATAGTAGATCTAACGtagtttaaaaaataataatcataTCAGTGAAAATAGAATTTACATTATATTAAGCATAAATTTCTATTGAGAAAAAGTGATTTCGCTCGTTGACTGGAAGAGTACAACCAGCCTGGAAGTCGCCATTGGATTACATTAAGGTGAGAAAAAAATTGGTTTTCTTTTGCTCGCACAAAATAAAACTTTAATGCTTAAAATATATTTCCgtcgaaaatatattttttagaagGGATAGGAGGAAATGTAACGTTGTTACAAGAAAAACACTGATTcattattttaaaaactttttccgCTTACGCTAAGACGAAAAACACAGAAGTTAACGCATGGGGCTAGCAAGGGTTTATTCCTTTAAGTACCACGAGCGCCCCAAGCGGTGGGAGATGAAAACCGCAAATTTAAATCTCTCGGATGGCGATGTTGTTTTGAGGATCTCATCACTCGAAACCTATGATCAAACAGATTCATCAGTTCAGCCTTCAACTGATTTGATGTTTTTTctagaacaataaaaaaaaagggGCTTGACATCGCGTGATACAGTGGAAAGATCAGATCTTCTCAACTCGATCGTTCGAAGAGTCAGACGTGTTTTTTTATCAGGACTTCAAACCCAAGTATCGACTATAATCGTCATTGTTAGACGATCCAAAAAGTTAAAGTGCGTGTGCGGTAGTTAATTGTTTTACTAAAAATATTTAAGCCTATTTTTTCTAAATTGTTACAGTAGGAGAAGATACCGTGGAAGAAAATTATATTGAATGGCCCAAGTGCTAGAGTTTTTGAATTAAACACGTAAGAAATTATAAGAAAAAGTTAAATGAAAAGCTAATCCTAAAACTATGAATTTGTAGCATTGTGAaccaaaaaaaacttgaaaacacTGCGTACCTGTGTTGTACAGCAGGTGCACGATTTCCCCGAGGACCAGGTAACCTTGTGCTAACCATTTACAACGACGTCGGCAATATTGTAATGCGAATGTGTGTTATTTTTTCATTGAAGGACACCATATTCCTTCAAGTGAAGGTGTCTGCATAGGGTGTAGGGAATAACGACTCGCCAAGTTGTTCCTAGGGACGATTCCGAAGCCCGGCGGCTTGTAGGCCCGCCTCGTCGTCGAGCCAGCAATCGACCCTCGCGCACCCTGGGCCGAAGGTCATCCACGCCTTCTAAGAGGGGATCGGTCGTCAAATACCGCATTCACTTCTACGGCCTCGGAGGGAATCAACGTGGAGGTAGCCCGAGAGCATCACGTACATCGCTCTCACCCCTAACACGGCTGCGGACGCTATTGTGAACAGTGAAGCCACGCCTCCAGGCTTGAAAGAGCGTGACACTAGTGAAGGTTATCGGACTGCTTCGGTGGGTATCTCCGAATATTTCGCCGTCATCGAAGTGCCATCGCGCTGCCGGTGTGGCACGAAGCCGTCGCGTCGCCTCCGACCCATCCTCGGCGGCGCCTCGGGAGTATCCTCGAGCTTTCGTTACGGAACCCTCGGCCTCGACAGAGTCGTCAACGTGAAGAGGCTATCCCGCCGCTGAATTCAGGTCAGATCTTACTAGATTATAAGAATACGCATTCGCAATCTAACGCCAAAATCCCTTATCGCCAAAGAAACGACGCGTCGATGAAGTGCACGAAGATCATTGTAGGTTGAAAGGATAGAGATAGCGCGCTACTAGGAATAGGTTTTAAATTCGAAACTAAGCTTTCAATATAACGAATGGAAATGAGATGCTTTGATCTTTCTGAAATCCGTTAGTTTGAAAAATTGCCCTATTTTCGGTTCTTGGAGTTGGGTGGGAGTATTCAAAACGGCCATCGTTGTCTGATCGGATCGGGTAAGGTTTAATAAGTGGATGGACTCGCCTTGAGGAGTCTCGCCGGGATAGTTCTTGCTGGTCCACATGTGAGTAGACTTCGACCACTCACTTGGCGCATAAGTGGAAACAGTTGTTTATACCATTCTGACCGCGTGACACGTAACCGTTACATATTTAGACCACAGATACAATCCCAGTGGACAGATGTCCAAGCTCCTTGCAGATTCTTTTTTGTTTGGTAAGaccttttttcaaattttaagcGCGActtaagaatatttttttttaaatatttttcttgacatacctacaggggatagacaaaataaacGGGAGCAAAATTCTTAATTTTAAAAaactgttcaactagctgtaatttttcgaaacgtgcatcaaatattttcaaattttcaccttgagttgatcaactagctgtgtatcagtggacaaaatttggaaaagatcgggctattctgcacgaagttataaaaattataaaaaagatattattatccgataaccaattttgagctgttgtatctccggattcaaagatccgaatgtaatgaaattttgactacttatgacttatataatgaactttgacaaACTTTTGACTTattttaaaattcttaacacggaagaaaattattacgattggattatttttctaataaaacaccaaattttctaaaacttcaacatcgtttcaaaattcaagatgcttattATAGATCATttcaattccctctaattgtcctgaatataaatatgttttgaaggaaagtaacaacatagccggcaattaattgaaaaagtaatgggatgcatattaaaaatagatcattttcaaaaaaatcataagataaatgaaatcgctataactttttctcttatcAATAATtaaaagttgtgtcaaacgtttttcagagctcattatataagtcataaactatcaaaatttcattacattcggttcattgaatccagagatataacagctcaaagttggctatcggataattaaaccttttcctagaatctttataactttgtgtagaatagctcgatcttttccaaattttgactactgatacacaattagttgtttagctcacagtgaaaatttgagaatatttgatgcacgtttcgaaaagttgcagctagatgaacattttttgataagtaaaattttgcctgtcccgatcattttgtctatcccctgtatacgaCAAATAATTTTTCACTTTTTATTTTAAAGCCCATCAATTGACCAGTCGGACCAGCCTAACCAGTTGAATTATGATCAGTCGGAATGACTTTTATCTTTATAACGTTATTATTACAAACTGCTCTATTACGGATAAAATATGAGTAATAGGGTTTGAGCCATCATTGACATCGCAGAATATCCTAAACATTAAGAAttttggaaaaacaaaattattgatGCACCAGTAGCGCCAAATGTTGATTTTGCACATGGTTTACATTCATACGTGTTTGTATAGTCATCTTTACAATTATGTGACAGTTTTTTTCAAATCTTAGGTGGTCAAAACTGTTTTCAGACCTTCAAATCTACGAGAGTACTGTTATAAATTgtaatatatttttgggatattcagcgtcgtccaaactatccggGAGTTTAGACTTTAACATCTACAACCGTACATTCAAGATTTTCTCATTGTAATGTAACAAAAGTCAAATCCATATCTAGACTAACGTTGCATggttaactaactaactaactggaGTAATCGCtgtagaagctcctggaggaatccctgccagaattcctagaggaatctctgaaaaaaatcctggaggaatccatggagaaatttctgaagacatcttttgaggaatttctgaaaaaaaatctggaggaatccctgaagtaattcatggaggagtctgtaggaaatcttgaagaaatctcttgatgattttctggataaattcccggtggaatccctggaggaattcttggaaaaatccctagaggcattattggaggaatagctggaggaattcatggaaaaatttctagatgtattctaagaggaatctcttgatgagttcctggtaaaatttctggagcaattcttggaggactccgtggcgaaatttttgaagtaatctgttgcacactggggcaggattgaaaatacacggaaaaacctctagctcgtcgagatgtcgagatccacacttggtgtcttcagagaaaaaatgtcctaaacacgccatttagccttggttttatcattatcttaaataatcttatttaatagaaatattttttgtgtgttcaacgatctaaaaactcacttttattggcgtttcggacatttttgtgttttacaatttgtttgaagcttaaaaataactaaacctcATTCTCacggttcacttggcaacatacaacatggtaatatatgtgcaaaaatgttgtactaattcacacaaaacaataaactttgaacgctatttaaaaaaatcatcatatatcatgtcggtgaaaaaaatttacatgaaagcttatgtattttttaggtgatcgccgatgaaaaaacttgcccgaaattgcccgactgcaagaacgttctatatacattttgcgtgattttcaggaactttctataaaaaatcaatgcatattttgttttttccaactaatttctttgatatatgttttatttaagtatttttcattattataactcgaaaacggacattaaatttgtttacagacgtaatttaatgaaaaaactcgattttaggtaggtattttataaaacgactaatatctcaagaacagtaggctttggaaatttgacgtcttcggcaaactttttaagcataaatagccgaacaactttgccgaagacaccataccgctgaAATGAAAGattgccaaaatgacttataggacttttatgcgaataacgtaagaaaaatatgctaccgttcagaatatcgaccttgttcatagaaatattttctctgaagacaccaagtgtggatccccgagcagaagggcataccttacaaataccatgcgaagagcaacatgtgctctaatacctaaaattgttattgctgcgttattatacgaaatgttatgagagcatcacaataacagttggagttatttgagcagagtttggtattgttgtagtatttgttggtttagcagtgaaaataaccgaagaacaagatttgctattacatcatgaagtcatcgaacaaatgacacattcaataacaagaaatgttcttagtttgttattcaataattttggaataacaaatacagcacttgaaattttaggtatgcattcactattgaaataacaagacttgttattctgtaggtgttatttattcaaaattttggtatccgtttttgttattttgcctcttattactacCTAGTAAAGGGCACATTAAGGTATGGTagcatttaagataaataccttgatatgttattcacttgttattttcttctgctcgggtctcgacatctcgacgagctagaggtttttttccgtgtattttcaatcctgccccagtgtgcgttgagagaagtttctggaggaacttctggaggaatgcttggtggaatttctgtaggaatttttggagaaactctaggaggaattctattttttctggatatttttctgaagaaatctcttgagtaattattgcaggagttcctagaggaattttggcaggaatccctggagtaatatgtggaagaattcctggaggaatccctgaaacaattcctagagaagtgtctggagaaaattctggaacaattcttggagcaatcctagaaggcattccaggaggaaaccctggaggaattcatagagaaatccctaaaacaattcttggaggaatttctgaaggaatagaatgcccaaaggaatccctggtgaaattcctggagaaacccccagaggaattctgtgagaaattcctggataaatctatgaagaaattcgttcagtaagtcttgaagtaattccaagcgtaatttctaggagaatctttggtgtaatttctgaaggaaactctggaggaatccttgaagaaattcctggaggaatctctggaggaaattatgAGAAATAcctgaggaaaacctggaggaattcctgaaagtatgtaTGGagcaatacttggaggaattcctgtaggaatgtccggagaaatctctagaggaatccctggaggtatcctaggccaaatccctggggaaatccctagaatgattcctggataaatttccggaggaatcccagaacaaatcctggagatttctgaagtaattgctggagaattttttgtagaaattgttgtagaaattcctggggtaattcctgaaggaattcctggaggagtccttggagaaattcctgggataattcccggatgaatccctagagaaatctcttgatgaattcctggaggaatcccaggaggaattcttggaggaatctatagagaaactcctggaggaatctctagagggattcctggacaaatctctagatgaattcctgaaggaatccttggtggaattccaggaggaattactggagattttcttgaagtaatccctgcaggaattcccagaggaaaccctggatgaactcctggaggaatccctggatgaatttctgggggaatcattgaaggaatccctcgaagaattccggaagaaatcgtaggaggaattcctgagggaatcccaggaggagtttctgaagaaatcccagtaagtactggagaatttccagagagtaatcttggagaaatcctgaaggaatccttagaagagttcctggaggaatctttgggggaatttttGAGATAATacgtggagttatttctgaaacaatcacagaaggaattcctgagtgaatccctggaggattccttggaggaatttctgaagaaaccacatgAGGAATTATTACTGATAAAACTTGAGAGAATTGTACAAGTATGTATGATCGACTCTTGTGGAATATGATAAGCTTTGATTTCGAGCTATACCATTATTGTATGCCATTCTGTTCACtagtttagatttttttatagTGTAGATAACCCCAAAATTACCAAATCGACTTGAAGCACATCGAAATCTTTATCAatcaagctgaaaatttgaccagaagttcattATAGCATGGGAATTATGAAACTTGCTTGATCGGTGCGATTCGACCCATTTTCTAGAATGTGAACATGTGTAGTGCGCATGTTGAGTTGAAAACCTCTACAACCCGAGCAGGaggaaataactgaagaatagcaaactcaggtatggaaaacagaATAccaacaacctgaatgaggtattaagcagccctgcataagaggtaaaatacctaaaataataactggtgggtattctgtgcataatacgtgaataatgacatcaggtatggcaatacctaaataataatcggcgattttttcatacaaatagcgatttttccataattgaataatacttcATGCAGTCCTCAAAACCAGACCAATAATTGGATGAGGTATTTTATTAATAtttacaaaataccaaagtaagttatttttaGTACCAGCATAACCTACCAATACCTATTctaggtatgatacctgactttggtatactgcagttatgtgtcagttattcgctcCTGCTCGGGAAGTGTGGTCCACCTGGTCGAAAGGCGTTCTTATTGGGGTTTTCAGAAGGTTATTATGGACTAAGAGTTTTATTGgcagtttaaaaaaaatgaaatgttacTTGAGTACTCAGCAAAAGCCTTTGCTGCAAAGGTGAAGGGTGAAATCCACATAATGTGTGTTATTTCGGCCGTGATAATATTATGCTGTTTTGTATCACTTGGGAAGAGTGATACCAGAAGTCGGATTCTCGTGATGGATCGCGATAGTTCGCAGCATTGAGTTGCCAAAAAGAAAAGTAGTCAAGTCACATTACGTGAAATAAGTTTATTAGTCATCATCAATATCATAAGTATTACTCATTATCCAATAGATAAAGCTTGGAACATCGGTGTAAATTGCATATTTGCTGGAATCGCATTTAAACGTCATTTCATCCAGGACTGCTTTGGATACCACGCCTCGCAGATAAAAGCGGTTGTTGCGACTCATAACCATTGCGCTACCGGAGTCTCCTCTGCAAGCGACAGAACCTGCTCCATCGCCACAGAATACTCTGGCCCTTTTCGGAATGCTGATGTCCAAATTCTCGCTGCACTGCTGCTTACTAACAATGGTACTCGTGTAATAGAAAGGAGTGGTTGTGGAACTGTCTTCTTCGTTCTCGCCCCAACCTGACACAACTCCTTTGTGAGCGCTGTTTATATTTAACGGGCTATGATCTCGCCACAAACAAATCGGCCTTATGAACTGCGTGAAACGGAGGTTATTTTCCAATCTCAGAACGGCAATATCCGCGTCTTGGTCGACGAGATGATCACTGGCACTTTCGTATTCTTCGTGGCACGAGATCTTCTGTATATCGGCATGTATGGCTCCATTTCCGGCGGATAGATCTGAGATGTCGTGCTTCCCGGGCAtagctagaatttcttcggggcgcTTGTCATAAACGCAATGCGCCGCGGTCAGCAAATGCCGACTCGTAACGATTGTCGCAACACAGAAGTATTCGGGATCTGCTCTTGGTTTGCGCTTAAACAGTGGCACAACCCATGGAAATTGGCCTGCCCGAGTGGATATGCCATTCATGGCGAGCTCCGTAACCAGGTTGGAAGTGCCGCAATTGCTGTAGTGATAAATAGAGCATTACAATTGTGATTGGAATTTATCATTACCACataactggataactgacactgaggaagattacaagtggtagtcgaaatacgcgtatctgtcaaaggatgagcaaaatagggcggaaataAAAGGTACGAAAGTGATTCGAAGAGGgttttctgcttagagggttcgaaaagtcggtacaaagataTTCTTCCATTTTTAGTTGAAAAAATATACCTATACTTtttgtgctgtaaaaatcttcaattTGCAACTCTGCATAAATACCTATTATAAAacactttatgcaattcagtattataatttctattttatactactaatttcagtatcataatgacttacttttccgtaccggttcattatgcaactgaaatgagttgcataatgaaaaatagttgcataatgttgcaatgagttgtataatgaaaaaatcattgcataaaattttgtatgggactcgttgcaaaactcgattttttcagcactcttcgtatttatccaactcggcaagcctcgttgaataaatgtacgactcgtgctgaaaaaatcaactttttgcaacttattacataaataactattatgctgcAATTTACTGTGAGTGAAGTAAAAAATATAACGACgtgtaaaaattttttttttttttgaaattatcaaATTTTAAATCAATATTTGTGTAAAACATCCCTATAGCAAAACACTCCGAAGCATTTTCTCTTAGCTAGCTGATTTTCTTCTGAGAATACTTACTCTTGTAAATGTTTAGGCGTTAGAGTTGTTGTTGTGGTGGGTCTTCGGGTGGTTCTTGGAGTAATTGACGAATATTTCATCGCGTACTGCTCAACGATGTATTTTGGAGCAATGATAGTATAACTCAAATTTATAGTAGTCTCTGGATACCGTTCGATTTGTGATCCGGAGCACAACTCTTCTCCATTTCGGACTATTGACACTAGCACCGGAATAGGATCTTGCACTGGGAATTTGATCCAATATTTTGCTGTTTTATTTAGAACTATGTCGTAGTACGTAGCCTCGAGAGATTTGGATAGCTTAAGATAAGCCTTTTGATTCTGAAACGGAAATATTTCATTTCCAACACTGGAATTGTGCGTGAATGCTTGTATCTCACCTTTTTCAGCAAGGCTCCCACTGATATCTGCACATCAAGTCTAAGGTTTTCGTTTGCATCAACGTCAGTCAATGTTATAAAACCTATTGTTTCATTAGTTCTTGAATGAGTTTTGTATTTAAACATGTTTCTGCATGGCGATGCTGGAATTGGTGCCGACTGACCTAATTGGTAACACATTAACACAACAATTAGCCGGGAAAGGATAATTTTCGTACACATAATTGCAGCTATTCAGTCGTGAAAAAACTTGATTGGAAAGGTTCAATTGAGATCAGAACAACTAATACCTCTCGCGGTTATGAATCTACTGATCTTATACCAATGTTTGCCATTATCTGTGCATGGTGTTTAAGATTTCATTGCACGCAGGGTATTCCGGTCAGAATTTACAAACACTTGATTGCGATGGTACATTACTTACGAAATCAACTGATAAGGCTGCAGTAGTGGTTTCTTTAGTTTTCAAATTTCCATATTAGCATTCTATAAActatgacaagttggattgcgggaactaccgcgcgatcacattactgagcgctgcctacaagatactctctcaaattttatgccgccgtctatcaccgattgcaagagatttcgtggggcattatcagactggattcatgggtgaacgcgctacaacggaccagatgttcgccatccgccaggtgttgaagaaatgccgcgaatacaacgtgcccacacatcacttgttcatcgatttcaaatcggcgtatgatacaatcgatcgagaacagctatggtagaattagcttagtttcttgttgccaagtagagcgctcaagtaaaattccacctttttccgcaagtaattttgacaactgatccatggggagaaacgttacttttccttacggaataatagcgcggactatttttccgcaaggaaaagtgacagccgcatttgattcgcacggaaggcgttatgagtgttacacttttttccttacttgccatctgcgaactgcgaattttgaagcggaatcattacttgtcctatcgttttgcacagtacgtacgaagtggaaactagactttatgcacgaatacggattcccggataaactgatacggttgatcaaggcgacgatggatcgagtgatgtgcgtagttcgagtatcgagtcccttcgaatctcgcagagggttacggcgaggtgatggtctttcgtgcttgctgttcaacattgctttagagggtgtaattaggagagcggggataaacacgagtgggacgattttcacgaagtccgttcagctgcttggtttcgccgatgatattgatattattgctcgtaaatttgagacgatggcggaaacgtacatccgactaaagagtgaagcctgacgaatcggattagtcaataatgtgtcgaagacaaagtacatgataccaaagggctccagggaggaatcagcgcgcccgctaccccgaatttatatcgacggtgatgaaatcgaggcggttgaagaattcgtgtacttgggctcactggtgaccgccgacaacgacaccagcagagaaattcagaggcgcattgtggcagttagttcgccgtaacacgaagttaaccatctataaaacgctgattggaccggtcgtcctctatgggcacgaaacatggaccttacgtgcagaggaccaacgcgcctttggagttttcgaacggaaggtgttgcgtaccatctatggcggagtgcaaatggaagacgggacttagagtaggcgaatgaaccacgagctgcatcagctgctgagagaaccaaccatcgtccataccgcgaaaatcgggaggctacggtgggcgggtcacgtaatcagaatgtcggatagcaacccgactaaaatggttcaagagagtcatccgaccggtacaagaagacgtggtgcgcagcgagctaggtgggtcgaccaagtggaggacgatctgcggaccctacgcagagtgcgaaactggagagccatggaccgagtggaatatagacggctactatgtacagcagaggccaccccgaccttagcctgatcggtaagtaaggtaagtattCTATAAACTTTACCTTGATCGAACGGGTTACACCAACAATATGTAAACTCATTTCTAACCTTCCAGGTCTTAGTCACCATTTTCATTAATTTTTGGTTTTAAACGTGATGTCACAGCTGGATTACAAATGGTCCTGGTTTCGTAAAAGCTGTATTTTAAGCGTTGCACTTGGCTAATTGTTTTTATTTGCTAATTGCTATGtacctgccacacaatatacgaaGGCAAAAACTATCGTAACAGataacagacatccaagctaaAACAAATTTTCTTTCGAAATCTGTGGaagttcaatatttttaacgctAGTTAAATATTTGTTCAATATTTGTGACGCTAGTGTTACATTAGCAGCAAGattccacagtcagtggtgaatactGGGAACTTTGCGATATCAGCGTCATCACGATGTTGTCAcatttgtgttgccatttcaaatgaccgttaaattccttacaccgTTTTGAacctggacttggatgtctgttttctgtttttttgGTCAATGAAGACTTTTAGTTAACAAAGAAAGGGCTTAAAGAGATGGCGGCAGCAGCACCGGTGCGGTTCCTCCTTCGAGAACAAGCTGCAGAAACCCATCCTGTTCCGCTTGTTCCTCCTGTTCCTGCAGAGAACACAGGACTGTCGCTACCtgaagaatcttccagaaattctttatgtaGAAGTGTTTTCTCATATACTGCTGTGGGATTACGATATTCagatgatttgatgagatcgtttcaaacattttttttttattaatgttatCCCAGAACTTCTCCTTTCCTTTATTAGAAATCAGAATtttgtttcgtttcagagagcgagtaaaggcgcttaagccttggcataagggccaggacacagagcaaatacctgtgttccatcccaggaaaccaaggaccaaggggtgacattaacctt contains:
- the LOC109415670 gene encoding proclotting enzyme, whose amino-acid sequence is MCTKIILSRLIVVLMCYQLGQSAPIPASPCRNMFKYKTHSRTNETIGFITLTDVDANENLRLDVQISVGALLKKNQKAYLKLSKSLEATYYDIVLNKTAKYWIKFPVQDPIPVLVSIVRNGEELCSGSQIERYPETTINLSYTIIAPKYIVEQYAMKYSSITPRTTRRPTTTTTLTPKHLQDNCGTSNLVTELAMNGISTRAGQFPWVVPLFKRKPRADPEYFCVATIVTSRHLLTAAHCVYDKRPEEILAMPGKHDISDLSAGNGAIHADIQKISCHEEYESASDHLVDQDADIAVLRLENNLRFTQFIRPICLWRDHSPLNINSAHKGVVSGWGENEEDSSTTTPFYYTSTIVSKQQCSENLDISIPKRARVFCGDGAGSVACRGDSGSAMVMSRNNRFYLRGVVSKAVLDEMTFKCDSSKYAIYTDVPSFIYWIMSNTYDIDDD